One window of Nicotiana tomentosiformis chromosome 11, ASM39032v3, whole genome shotgun sequence genomic DNA carries:
- the LOC138901451 gene encoding uncharacterized protein, translating into MDFPRHGRGAAQHGSQAVIQIPIITLPAPPARGGAQAVRGRPRGRGQSGGDQTRCYAFLGRPEVEAYNAVITGICSVFHRDASVLFDPGSTYSYVSSYFASYLGLPNSSLDIPIHVSTSVCDSIMVNHVYWSCLVTIGGFETSVDILLLSMVDFNVILGMDRLYQYHAILNCHAKTVMLSMPGLPSLEWKGSLGYTFSRVV; encoded by the coding sequence ATGGATTTCCCTAGACATGGTAGAGGGGCAGCACAACATGGTTCTCAAGCAGTGATTCAAATTCCAATTATTACACTACCAGCCCCTCCAGCTAGAGGGGGAGCTCAAGCAGTCAGGGGACGccctagaggcaggggtcagtcGGGCGGAGATCAGACCCGTTGTTATGCATTTTTAGGTAGACCCGAGGTGGAGGCCTATAATGCGGTTATCACAGGTATTTGTTCGGTCTTTCACAGGGATgcatcagttctatttgatcctggatctacatattcctatgtgtcatcatactttgcatCGTATTTGGGTTTGCCCAATAGTTCTCTTGATAttcctattcatgtatctacatcGGTTTGTGACTCTATTATGGTGAATCATGTATATTGGTCTTGTTTGGTTACTATTGGGGGCTTTGAGACTAGTGTTGAtatcttgttgcttagtatggttgattttaatgtgatcttgggtatggatcgGTTATATCAatatcatgctattcttaattgtcacgctaagactgtgatgttatctatgccggggttgccaagttTGGAATGGAAAGGTTCTCTTGGATATACTTTTAGTAGGGTGGtttag